One segment of Macrotis lagotis isolate mMagLag1 chromosome 1, bilby.v1.9.chrom.fasta, whole genome shotgun sequence DNA contains the following:
- the LOC141506505 gene encoding non-histone chromosomal protein HMG-14A-like — translation MPKRKAAVEGQGNNEPKRRSPRLSAKPALQSEPKTKKTAAPKKMNIANDKKEIKGKKVAAAAKVKVETKQEEVIEENHSENGETQTNEVPIVEESEEKAATSE, via the coding sequence atgcccaaaagaaAGGCAGCTGTTGAAGGCCAGGGAAACAATGAGCCAAAGAGACGGTCACCTAGATTATCTGCTAAGCCTGCTCTTCAGTCTGAGCCCAAAACCAAAAAGACTGCAGccccaaagaaaatgaacatagcaaatgataaaaaggaaatcaaaggcaAGAAGGTGGCAGCCGCAGCCAAAGTCAAAGTCGAAACCAAACAGGAGGAAGTGATAGAAGAAAACCACTCTGAAAATGGAGAGACTCAAACTAATGAGGTGCCGATTGTGGAAGAATCTGAAGAGAAAGCAGCCACATCTGAATAA